In the Anastrepha obliqua isolate idAnaObli1 chromosome 1, idAnaObli1_1.0, whole genome shotgun sequence genome, one interval contains:
- the LOC129252886 gene encoding ras-related C3 botulinum toxin substrate 1, protein MSTGRPIKCVVVGDGTVGKTCMLISYTTDSFPGEYVPTVFDNYSAPMTVDTIQVSLGLWDTAGQEDYDRLRPLSYPQTDVFLICFSVASPSSFENVTSKWYPEIKHHCPDAPIILVGTKIDLRDDRETLSALSEQGLAPLKREQGQKLANKIRAVKYMECSALTQRGLKQVFEEAVRAVLRPEPQKRRQRKCIVM, encoded by the exons ATGTCGACAGGAAGACCCATTAAATGTGTCGTCGTTGGTGATGGCACCGTTGGCAAGACATGTATGTTAATATCATATACCACAGACAGTTTTCCCGGAGAATATGTGCCTACAGT ATTCGACAACTACTCTGCGCCAATGACTGTTGACACAATACAAGTTTCGCTTGGCTTATGGGATACGGCGGGTCAAGAAGACTATGATCGCCTGCGCCCGCTCTCCTATCCACAAACTGATGTATTTCTTATATGCTTCAGCGTGGCCAGTCCATCTTCATTtgaaaatgtcacatcgaaatGGTATCCAGAAATCAAGCATCACTGCCCCGATGCACCGATTATATTAGTCG GTACAAAAATCGATTTACGCGATGATCGCGAAACCCTCAGCGCGCTGTCCGAACAGGGATTGGCACCGTTAAAACGTGAGCAGGGACAAAAATTGGCGAATAAGATACGCGCCGTCAAGTATATGGAATGTTCTGCACTCACACAAAGGGGACTCAAACAG GTATTTGAAGAAGCAGTGAGAGCTGTACTCAGACCAGAACCACAAAAGCGGCGTCAACGAAAGTGTATAGTTATGTAA